A genomic window from Bubalus bubalis isolate 160015118507 breed Murrah chromosome 11, NDDB_SH_1, whole genome shotgun sequence includes:
- the GPR135 gene encoding G-protein coupled receptor 135 codes for MEEQPPPPLVRPPVSTALSGSPHPGAPSPAGTPGGTSSAATAVAVLSFSTAAAAALGNRSDVSGADSTGAAAGGGLGGRGAAGRPPLGPEAAPLLSHGAAVAAQALVLLLIFLLSSLGNCAVMGTIVKHRQLRTVTNAFILSLSLSDLLTALLCLPAAFLDLFTPPGGPAPAAAAAAAAAGPWSGFCAASRFFSSCFGIVSTLSVALISLDRYCAIVRPPREKIGRRRALQLLAGAWLAALGFSLPWELLLAPREAPAAAQSFHRCLYRTSPDPAQLGAAYSVGLVVACYLLPFLLMCFCHYHICKTVRLSDVRVRPLTTYARVLRFFSDVRTATTVLIMIVSVICCWGPYCFLVLLAAARRAQAAQSPSLLNVVAVWLTWANGAINPVIYAVRNPNISMLLGRNREEGYRTRNVDSFLPNQGWALQAGTLNPLRNRCTNRLGAWSTMSSSNPTSGVAGDMAMWARKNPVVLFCREGPPDPVTAAAKQSESGDTSL; via the coding sequence ATGGAggagcagccgccgccgccgctggtCCGCCCGCCAGTGAGCACGGCCTTATCGGGCAGCCCACACCCCGGCGCCCCCTCCCCGGCCGGCACGCCTGGTGGGACTTCCTCCGCGGCGACGGCGGTGGCCGTGCTCTCCTTCAGCACCGCGGCGGCCGCGGCGCTGGGGAACCGGAGCGACGTGAGCGGGGCCGACAGCACTGGCGCCGCGGCTGGCGGAGGCCTCGGCGGGCGCGGGGCGGCGGGGAGGCCACCGCTGGGCCCCGAGGCGGCGCCGCTGCTGTCGCACGGGGCGGCGGTGGCGGCCCAGGCGCTGGTCCTCCTGCTCATCTTCCTGCTGTCTAGCCTGGGCAACTGCGCGGTAATGGGGACCATCGTGAAGCACCGGCAGCTCCGCACGGTCACCAACGCCTTCATCCTGTCCTTGTCCCTGTCGGATCTGCTCACGGCGCTGCTCTGCCTGCCCGCCGCCTTCCTGGACCTCTTCACGCCTCCTGGGGGCCcggcgcccgccgccgccgccgccgccgccgccgcggggcCCTGGAGCGGCTTCTGCGCGGCCAGCCGCTTTTTCAGCTCGTGCTTCGGCATCGTGTCCACGCTTAGCGTGGCCCTCATCTCGCTGGACCGCTACTGCGCCATCGTGCGGCCGCCGCGGGAGAAGATCGGGCGCCGCCGCGCGCTGCAGCTGCTGGCAGGCGCCTGGCTGGCGGCTCTGGGCTTCTCCTTGCCCTGGGAGCTGCTCCTCGCGCCCCGGGAGGCCCCGGCGGCGGCGCAGAGCTTCCATCGCTGCCTTTACCGGACGTCTCCGGACCCCGCGCAGCTGGGCGCGGCGTACAGCgtggggttggtggtggcctgttATCTGCTGCCCTTCCTACTCATGTGCTTTTGCCACTACCACATCTGCAAGACCGTGCGCCTGTCGGACGTGCGCGTGCGGCCCCTGACCACTTACGCGCGCGTGCTGCGCTTCTTCAGCGACGTGCGCACGGCCACCACCGTGCTCATCATGATCGTCTCCGTCATCTGCTGCTGGGGGCCCTACTGCTTCTTGGTGCTGCTGGCCGCCGCCCGGCGGGCCCAGGCCGCACAGTCTCCCTCTCTCCTTAACGTGGTGGCCGTCTGGCTGACCTGGGCCAACGGGGCCATCAACCCTGTCATCTATGCCGTTCGCAATCCCAACATTTCGATGCTCCTAGGGCGCAACCGGGAAGAGGGTTACAGGACTAGGAACGTGGACTCTTTCCTGCCCAACCAGGGCTGGGCTCTGCAGGCTGGAACCCTCAATCCCCTTCGAAACCGCTGTACCAACCGCCTGGGGGCCTGGAGCACGATGTCCTCTTCCAACCCGACCAGCGGGGTGGCAGGGGATATGGCCATGTGGGCTCGCAAAAATCCTGTTGTGCTTTTCTGCCGGGAGGGACCACCAGACCCTGTGACAGCAGCAGCGAAACAATCTGAATCCGGGGATACCAGCCTCTAA